The segment ATAAATTATGCATAACATAACTAACACTTATCCAGAGAACACTTCATATTGATCCCTATCTATACAACTATTctctttttaaatatataaataaatacatattttatatatatatatatatatatatatatatatatatatatatatataaaattaaatattatttatataaaattaaatattattttatctttaattaaatattaaatataaaaatatatatatttatgtgtgttattatataatagattattattttattattaattaaaattcatctaattttataacaatacgtatcaaatatatatctatttttatattcaaaataggtatgtataattttattaattttttatatagtaAAAAGTTTCAACATAAATTCAGCCATTATATACACGTTAATAGCGATTAACATGAATATCAATAATCAGATATCAGCTTCTTGATTGAGGCTAAGTGCACGCAATTAAAATtggcaaaattaaaaaaaagaaaggggaaaagaaaGCAGCCTCTGATGGCTAATGGTTGACAAGTTGAGGCAACAACTTTGCTTGCACGAAATTAAAATGGGTAGGGGTTAAaagataagaagaaaaaggggGGGACAGAGCTACATCATTCCAGGTCATGAAGAAACCGACCCTTATCCGGGTTTTATTATGTGATGACTTTGACACATATGCTCACTTCTCCATGCATGCTATCTTCAGTCATCACAcccatttcttttaattatttggttgGTCTCCATACTTTATCGTATGTTTTAATAGCAAAGTTGCTGGCTAGTCTTGTATCATCCAAATTATTAAACTAGTTATTCTAACCAGGAAGGAAAATGACACAGAGAACAGAAAACATAACGAACATTTATTTGGTCCCCAGAAAAATTAATTGCAAATGGACAGACAGCCCAATTTTTGGATATATCGGTAGGTGCTTTTGAGAAAGGTGTTGttgaacaaaatattataattttgtaatttgaaaattcaagatgcacattaaaaattttatggcAAACTTTGAAAGCCCAGAGAGTTTCCTTTGTGTTGATAATAGAAAAggggaagaagaaaggaaaggtGCTTAGCCCATTTATTTAGGCCTCAGATGGAAAGTGTTGAGCCCAGTCCCATTAAAGGAATGACCTTTTTTCTGCAGACCCAACTGGTGTCACAACAGAGAAAAGAGGCTTAGTCGTTTTGGAACTCTATTTTGGGGGCGTTAAGTACAAAACGGACGTTTGGACTTGCCCAATGTTAatttaaagaggaaaaaaaatggaagcTGGAAAGGAATAGGATGGAGACAAATAGAGGTATTCAGATACTCCTCAATCAGTATGTTCATGTATTATCATACCCTGTTTTCAacctcttttatatatatatatatatatatatatatatatatatagagagagagagagagagagagagagagagagagagagagagagagagagagagagagcaaccCTACTCAAATTGGATTATTCTTTTGACACTGAATTAATCACACTAAATAGGATAAACCTGGAGTTGATGTACTCtcttatacataaattttttttttactactcaaattatcatttaagaGTTGTTTTCAACTCATTTTCTCACACctattacataaaaaataagagCAACTACCCATAGTTACTCTAAGATTTAGCTATAGGAAAAAAGTCAGATTCAATCAAAATCAGATTTTATCACAATTAGGTCAAATAGCAATatgttaactatttttatttttattgattagaaaatcttattcatttgtttgaattttttgtagTCATTATTGCAAGTCCTAAATGGTTACTATTCAAAGAGCTTCAATCAATTTTCATTaccttttatgaaatttgttggAGTGATTAATAGAAGCTTGAGTGAGAAGTGATTAATagcaaataatttaatatttagttattttttcacTATATtgtaacaaataatttttgtatttagtCTCAAATTAAGTTGTCACGTAGCTAAAGTGTTAATataaggccaaagaacttattctCACACAAAGATTagtgttttgttaaattttcatttattaattttgaaaaactcaaatatttacccatctgttaatttttaaggttaatgttagaggtaaaattatcatttagtaaaaatatctaaaaaaaaactaaaattttaatcattttttttttttaagtttaaaaactaacaatttcactctcTCCTCCCCCTTACAcgcaaggtttgaaaaatcatcattttcccATAGGGTTTCGATAGTAACTCTCCGATGACAAGCTCTTCTCCAATTGTCAGCgttttctcttcctctctgcttctctctcccttttggTTGAGTTACTTCTAGCTACAATAAGCTacaaaaaaaatgcaattgTAGCTGAAATATTTAGCTAGGCAAATGGGTATTTTTAGCTGCAATAAACGACATGGTTTGATATGCATAATcttatgagtaatgttatatgtacaaataataacatattatcatatgattagatagttttaaattaaaaataataatacttaattatgtgatgacatattattgtttgtacacattgtttaattgtaatattataGTTTATTGTCATAAAGTTGACTTgatgattatatatcatctgCCAGCAAGAAATATCCAACTTAGCATAAGGGTAATGAGTAATTAATGTGGCAAATATCAAACATTGATACCATATATGGAAGCACCTCATATTGCCAAAGAATTATTGTCTAATGTGTTTTAGTCCAGAATAACGTTATCCCGTCTGAACATTCTCTTAATTTCACATTGTTTTGTCAACCCATTGCTAGGCATTTATATGATATGCACACTTAGGTGTTGCTCGTGGGATATGAAAAAGACTATACCATAAATGAAATTGTATATTTCCTTCCTGTACTACTTCACTTTGTATTTGAAAATGACTCTAGTTttaacttttcatttttttgaaaacaaaccATTCATGTTTCTGTGGTTGTCCAATCGAATCAATGAATAATTGTGTTGGACATTGTTGAACACTAATTGAGTTTTTAGCATATCTTCAACCAACCGGTGGGATAGATTTGAAAGTTATATCTTCGATTCTAATTTAGCTTGAATCTAACTTTAGATGCCGCTATTCAATCACCCTACTTACTTTTGTGTGTAAGTTTCCTTCTAAATATAAGAGATTTGTTTGTACTTGATTTGTGTACAATgatctcaaattaaaattaaaaaatctatatttgagttagtaaaataaatatcagACATAAATATGGTGTAACCTTGAAGTCTAGGGTTAtgtgaatttaaataatttgagcAATTAATTAGGTcacttgttttatttaattgtcaGATAAAAATCACACGAGAGACTGACAAAGAATTACTAATCGATTTCAATACGGACTGAActaaaagatgaagaagacaaTGAGACAAGTTGTGTTGACTTGAGAAGACAATGGAAAAAACCAAACGATATCGTTAATTTGAACACAAATTCAAAAGGTTGAAATTCAAGACGCCGCGTTTggttcttttcttttgattcGCATTATATTCATGATTTATTTTTGAGACAAGCTTAgggcatctttttttttttttttttccacataaAATTATAACAGATGACACATTTTTGAGTCACTgtatataaacattttaaatggcTAAGATCATTTAGGGAATtcttatacaaattaaattaattttgatcatTCAAAACTTTAGGCTAACCCTTTTATTTGTCAATGGAGACGTGATGTGTCTCAACCGTATATTCAGTACTTGAACTGTATCAGATTGAGACCACAAGGAAAcgttatagatttaaaaaatgttgaagaGAAAGCACAAATAAAGTTGAAGATTTGGTAACCTGTGGTTGATCTATCAGATATTAATGATCAATAGATTAATTATATGAGGTTTAATTGACCTTGGAACTGATGATGAGATATAGCTAGTGGCCACAACATATATGTGTGACGGTAATTGCAGATGGCATATATCCAGGCTTGCCCATGAGAATTTTCTGGCACCACCATTGCTTTGCTTATCTAGCTAGCGAGAGAGAGTGAAGATATGGGACCTTTGGGCATAGAAAGAGCAGTGTCTTGTAGCTGAAACGCCATGGCCCCTCAGATTTTGAAGACCACGTTGAAAACTACCGGTTATTGGACATACCTCATATTACTGACACCATACAGGATAATATTTTCACCATGTCTTCATCCATGTCTCTCGCTTCAACATGTACACGAGTGATTAGTAGGCCGCATACGTAGCTCTCCTCGTTATCATACGAATTTttgtctatttatttatttatcttctcTTCCTCGATGTAGACAAGTACCTCATACGTTCTCTTATTGCTTCGTCTCTGTCCGTTTCTTCAGATATTACTTTTCCTTCCTACAAATATACAAGATTTTGATTTACCTCTATGGGATATTTTTGCCGCAATTTAAGATTTcagtatatataaaagatttatttacgtggacaaacataaaattatgtgGTCTTAATTCCACAAATCTATGCATATGGTatgaaatatattgatttaaaattttagagttgtAAAAATACCTGAAATGTTATGTAATCTAAAAATCTGAATTCCTAAAATTGTCAAGGGTAGTTGCACTAGAGTGACCGATTTTTTGCTCCTGAAACCTTTTTGAATGATAacttataatatgtatattgTATTAGTTTCAAAGAAGATATCTAGCCACTATATATTAAGTTAATGAAGCTCTATTAAAAGTTCAATAACTCTTAAGATCTATACTAATGCTATCTACCCAGAAGATAGATTTATCATCATTAATCACTTAaagttatttataaattgtgattagactatttaattatctgattttattaaaaaaaattataattaatgttaacccgTGTCAAGATATTATAATAGTTTTAACTAGTATAAAGATGGGTAACCCTAGCAATCCTCCAGCTGAAAAAACCTGCAAGGTTCATTTACTTTGGTAAAAATGCTTAGATCCtggaaagaataagaaaaatattaacacAGGAAAGACAAACATCGATGGcttagtaaaaacaaaaaaaaaggaactaTCAGGTAGAGGTGACTGAACCTGATAGACAAAACGTATACCTAATTAGATCCTGaagaattatttttacttaaaacgTCAAGCGAGTTGTAGCAATACTGGTGAGTGATGGTTAACATTTGATATTTTGCTGAGTCATGAATATCAACATATAGCAGAAGAGACAAAGGTTATAAAGAATAGAAACAACTCGTGATAAGTATTTGTACTGAGCAAAAGATGACGTCACATGTAGGATCAGCAACAAACaagggagagagagagcaaTTAATGCCCCAGGCTTTGACAAATTTTGGGTTGCTCTTGCTCATGTGAGGTACTTGCATTGAAGTAGGTCCAAacttagataaaataattttcccttAGTTTGTGCTTGCTCCAGTTTGCTTCGTTTACTGGTTGATTGGTTTCCCTTATTAAGAATGAAACTATACAGAGAGCAATGACTTTATAGGATTGGATGTCGTTTTGAGAAAACGTTTTCATACAGGCCCTTTCTCTTTTCAGTCAGCTTTTTTCTCTTAGCTTTTTCAGCCGCGGTCGTTTCACTGTCACAGAGGACAGAGAGTGTTAAACAGGGAAAAATAGAATCGACGGAGCTAGAAGCTAgtcttttattttctaaaccCAATGGAGTTGACTAACCAcgattatttaatcattttataattaacttaTGGAgccaaaacttaaaaaaaaaaaaacaccgtaatggttaaataaataaatttactccGAATTTGTGGGGGAGAGAAGAGGACGCCGAGTGTCTCTTGCCTGCAAAAGCATTAATTGGGTTTTGGCTATACTAGGGTGGAGGAGAAGTTGTACTTATGGGACTCTGAACCATGTCTCTCACATCTAAACAATCGATCATGCCCATGATCTCAATTGATAATAGGAACAGTGAAACAGTGGCCGAAAGAGccgtttaaatatataaaaaaaaaaattttaagtatggGAATAATAGTTACAGTTCAATCATTAAATtcaagaattaataaaattgatagaatattaaaatttctgaAATAAAAGTCTGAATTCGAGCTTTTATTGTATTTGTGAaatcttgatttatttgatgTATTGATTGTGGATCCAGTTACCTCTACGTTTACCTGTCTAATAAATATTAGTGAGATCTCGTCACTCCCAAATTTGTCTATCCAACAAATACTAGTGAGTTGTGAGTTTAATCACTCCCAACTTTACCTGTTTAATAAATACTAGTAAGATCTTGTCACCTTCAAGTTTATCGATTCAACAAATACTAGTGAAATCTcagttgtaaaaaaaaattatctatttagtataattaatcTAGTCTTAAAAGGATAATTTGACCTAAATAAGATTTACTCACTCATAGTAATGATCATTTTTAATGTTTCTAATtgctttaattaaaaaattatacatgatATAAATATGTTTCGTGGACATAATAGAGAGGATTGgttatatatatgtgattgatgagTGATCTAAGTTGTATTATCATCATAATTTGTGTGGCTGGCATTGCATAATTTCTTTCTCCAACTAGCGTTAAGCGGGCAGAGTGAAAACTTTAGAGATAgggttttatatatttgaatgtgGTGGATGGTGTAGTTGCATTCCACAATTATCCTTTTGaagaattttgtctttttaacttGTTTGGTTTCATCAAGTCACGTGAAGCTCCTATAGGTCTGCGGTAGCGAAGAGCCATTGAACAGTGTTTTATTTGTGTGTTGGTTAGGGCCTTTCTGTTGCCATTTCTCTCTCATTTCAAATCTTGTCCCCTCTTCCTCCTCATCTCTCTTCCATCTTTTCTGGACAGCAAGCTGAGAAAGATAAACAATTCAACTCTATTATTTTCCCTTCATTCTGTTTCTCTCACTTGATCCCATGACTCCAAATTTTCACACACCCTTAACTCCTTTTCCTTTAGACCTCAAAGAAGATCAACATCAACagatattcattttaaattctcAATCTTCAGCTTCTCCATCTTCTTCTACTCACCCATGTGTTGGTGTCTCCAACCCAGCTCAAGAACAAGCGGGAGGATATTATCATATGGAGCCCTATCACTTACAACACCAACAGGAGGTAATTAATGATAAACATGTTAATTCGTACGATGATTTCAATTATATGACCATAGCTGAtgtattatctttattttaggCTAAAATATTTGTTTCACAAGAGGGATCATGGGAGCATCAGACGACAGTGGTGAATGAGAGCGACAGTGGTCTCAAGTTCTCTATCtggaagaaagaagagagaaatgaAAACCAAAGTGAAAATAGTACTTCGGTTAAGTGGATGTCTTCAAAGATGAGgctgatgaagaagatgatgcaTTCAGGTGCTGCTGATGATATACCAAATAACTCTATGCAAAAGTTTGAACTTCATCccgacaacaacaacaacaccaCAATTAGGGTTTGTGCTGATTGTAACACAACTAAGACCCCTCTTTGGAGAAGTGGACCTAGAGGCCCCAAGGTACGCAATTAACATTGATCTGATTAATACCATCCTTAATTTGCACACCCTTtagccttttctttttttcggTTTGCAGTCGCTGTGCAACGCCTGTGGAATTCGGCAAAGGAAAGCGAGACGGGCTATGGCAGCGGCAGCAGCAGCTGCGACCAATGGCGGTGCAGTTGCAGGTGATAGTATATCTAAGAAGAGTAAGCCGCAGCACAAAGATAagacatcatcatcatcatcatcgagCAATAATAGTTGTCTTCCATTCAAGAAAAGGCGCAAATTCGCGTCCCCATCGCGGGGCAAAAAGAAGCTTTGTTTTGAAGACTTGAGGATAATCTTGAGTAAGAATTCAGCTTTTCAACGAGTTTTCCCACAAGATGAGAAGGAAGCCGCCATCCTACTAATGGCTCTATCTTATGGCCTTGTTCATGGCTGAGTTTTTGAAGAATCCATCTtaattattactaatatttaaGCTCATAATTGTGTGAGAATGATCTGAGAACAGTACTAGGAAACAAAATCCTAGAAGAAAGAAATACAGTGATTGTGCGTGAGGACTTGTTCATTCATCTCAACATCTTGTTTTGGTTTCCACTTAATAAACTTTTCAAGATTTTTACTCGCATTATTCTTTGGTTGTTTGCGTTTTCTTCATCACCAAATCAACTAGAGAGCTAAAAGATGGACTACATTCTGTTTCTGTTTGGTATCAAATTCACAGTAGGGTTTGCAGTTGTTTTTGGCTGATAAATCACCTGTATAGAGTTCTGAATTCAGACCTTAATGGTCCTCAAATTGCACTACTACTAGTACAAGAAGACCACCTATACAGGCTTGTCTCGATTATCCAACTTTGGCAGCTTGAGTATTTGGATAGGGGAGGGCTACCTCAAAGGAACTGATtggtttaaaattaatcaaactttGAGTTGGATTAATTCTATTTGTGGGGAGGAAAGGAGGTACTTAGTGATAAGAAACCCTAAAACTCCAacaaattaagaaaacaaacaTGTGTTACACTTCTCCTCTTTTGTTAATTAGGAATAGTGTATAAATAagtttctataatttatttatacatataattttattttttatttcctacCTTTCTCATATTTCAGTTTTTAGCTCTATATATTATCTCCCACAACAACAATATATAGAGTTAACAATTTTTAACGACTTATTAACTAGGTACGacacaacacaaaaaaaaaaaagattaggattgagtttttataatacaaaatttattttgggcactcaaaactaaattaaatagtgTTAAGATTGGCAAAAGTAATCTGAAttgactcaaatatttaaaaaaaatgttattttaatagaatttattaaacataaattattgaaatattaaaaaataatattaacaataattgaaattcttacatattatatatagttgaatatttatttaattgcatttactcatattattcttgatttttatttaaatattttatgttattattcaGTAGTGAGAATGTAATTTGGTTAGTAAAAttattgacatattttaaatgttttgatatgtaatttttagatcatttgtaaattagacaaaattttatatGGTGTGTTTTGTTAAAGTAGATTGAGATaattgtgtaaagaaattaaaacactaaaaatatttagaagagtgaaaataatagaCAGTTTAAGTCAATTTGGGTTGAGTCAAATCAATCTGAATATTAAAGAGTtgggttaaaattaaaaatttcactaCGATTCTATTTCAGATTGAGTTAGAGTTAAAAGTTTCTAACCTAAAATTTGAGTTGATACTACACGAAATATCAGGTCTAAATATTACCATTATAATACtaaactaaaacttaaaaaaaaaagactggacacgatttttttaatttaaaaaatgaatttgagtttaaaaaacaaaaaaaataaatattacaacgtttgagattgagaaaaagattgaaaaattaaaaatctaattaagtttgaaattaggaaaataaatcaaatatggTTTAAAGAGTTATTTTAGATATGAAATAagatttaaacaattaattacaataaaagtttGTTAAAGATAGTAAGATGGAgcccaaaaattataaaattatatgtacatattattgaatatacatttaatatattataacctgattgagtaatttttaattaaaaataaaataatacttagttatataataatatcttaattatgtattaaattatatatatataaaatattgcttgtattaaaaataaaaaagggtaagTTGTGTTTAGAATGCAGGGAAAAGAAGGCCtttgaaataaataatctattttagtTGCTGGGCTGGATAAGGCCCAATGACTTGAACACACATGGGACTGAGACTGGAATCCAACCAAAGTGAAAAGGTTGAGAGATGACCCAAAGCCACTATGAAAATTGTAAGAAATTTCTTTTGATTCCTCTTTTGTGAGAAGCTtgacataaataacaaattttcattcaaaataaaatgtaaataatattttcctatttaaaattaaacttgaaacaataattttaagaagtaaaattatcattttattttgattattttttattaaataattttaaattaataaaaattaaaaaatattttaaatttctaaattatataatcaactTTTTTATcctattattaatttatttatttttaatggatTTATTCCATTATTAGTAGATTTATTTCTATTAAAGCTTCATCAACAAAGTACCAAATTtagtgtttatttatttatagattacttgtaatttaaaagtaaatatttatggaaaattaatttaaatagtctaatttttaatagtttatacatttttagttCACATTATGttattatacatttttagtCAATATCCGAATTTTCTACCTATTCTACCTTTATCATTAAGGTTAAGAATCTTCATCTCTCTACAATTCTTTTATCTATTATCTTAATCAAAAAAATCGTTAAAAGTTAAGATAGTTTCGACATTAGAATCACTACAATCAAAGCAAGTCTATTTCccattagtttaaataaaaattttttaacttagatTCTTAGTGTTTATACTTTAGTGATGGAAACGTTGAAAATAGATGTCTTTTGGTGTTTTTAATTTTCGGTTATATGaacttaaatttgttatattacttttagaattatatcaaatatattttagattgaaGAGTAGAGTAATTTCGATtatcaaaatgaagaaaacacaATACatgatttttctaaaaaaagTTAGGTAGGTGTGCGAGTCGACGAAATTGggtttataaatgaatttttttaattgtttgggTGGATttcaatatatgataaattaggGGAGTCATATAATGTTTTATAAAAACATGAATTCtatatgagaaattaattaatttttttcatttttgtgtgtATGTTTTTGTATATTGTTTCATTAGttaaaaatctctaaatttaCCATGTGTATTTCTGTAATCTTAAGAATTTCAATTCattcttaaaaataattgagGTAAATATTATGCTCGGATATGGAAAGGGATGAATTTCTGATATTGATAACAAACGGATGTATAAAGATAggtattataaattgttaatagtTGACTCAAAAACCAATTATGATGGACTGATTGACATCGTGTTTTCATTTGAGAATCAATTGAAATTGTAATAATATTCACTTATAATCGAAAAATGTCTAcgaattatatttatatttctataaaatattatataaatcgGCTAAATTCTTGTACATTAAAATATCCatccaaacaataaaaaaataattttaaaacctaaTCTCGCTTACCCACACATAAATCATCATGTTTTTAAGGAATTTTTTGGTTGAGATCATGGATGAACGAATTGTGAGGGATAGGATTTTTAACCTTAGGGGTCATTTGATCatagtaaagaaaaattattttaataatctatcttttaataCTCGtattaatttgtttggtttgttagtaatattatgataatcttctagtaatataacaaataatatatgtagtaatttgattatcatttttaccttaagtattaaaatattactatgataatcttgattttgttacaattttatcattacttataaattttttaagagtaaaatactctcatttctaattaatatgaaatatattttgaaaaaattatacttaaaaacattcaaataaagagtaatactatatgtatctactttgggtatacaattatatacatatttatatatgtcatcacatgatcggatgttattttatctttaattcaaaattatctaatcatatgataacacatataagtatatatatatttgtgtgtctaaaataggtatacataattttattattatgtaaaataatatcttaatattttttattatttttagctaaacataataattatttataattattaatttttatcaaatataataataatttatataaacattttcaaaataatctatttatatatttcatatttggaaataaaacattatttggTCAAATGTATCTAGCATCCCCATTGGTGATAAGGATACAAAGGTACTATCTTGGGTAGAAggtgtaataaaaaaatatgtgctAAAATGGTATAGACAAATAAACATTGAGctatttgaattaatttccTCTGTTTTAtatggaaaaaattaaatacttatatatatatatatatgtgtgtgtgtgtatgtatatttatttatatatcagtCTGGAGCGCATAGTCAACAAACGGTGAAGAAGATCCACcccaaaaaacaaagaaagagaagtTAGTTTAATGGAGCCTCTTCAAGCCGAAGGTCGTAATTTGGCGTCTACGGAACAGCGCATGAAGCGTTTCAAACCCATTTGGCGTTTTTTATTGGTTTCCAATTTCGCTCTCGGAGGTAAAAATGAGTACGTATATTCGCCATGTTACTTGTCTGTAATGTGCTCGATGGAATGATAGATAGTTGTTTTTGGTGTACTGTGTTTTAGTTTAAATCACTATCAGGCTGCTGGTGTTTACTATTATTCGGTCACCTCATCTCAGTTTTTCTGAAGTGCTTGGGTCCTGTTTTTAATCCTGTGGAGGTTTTATATGGGAAGGTGCATGTATGGGGAAAAcctctttctttttctgataTCATGAACAAATTTTACCGGTTGTTAGAGTTTCAATGTGGAATAAAGCATTGGCATTATTATAAATGTGGCAGCTAATGTATtgtgttttttcatttgagatTATTTGGTTATGAGAACTTGTGTTGGGTGTTTTCTCCTAGAGTTGTTTGAATCTGGGCTGCATTATGCATCTGTgaatagggaaaaaaaaaacaatgccatgtgtattctttttttttttacgcaatttgagtacacaaacgaagaagtgttactttatcttttattcaaaattctctaatcatataatgacatatcatttgtgtattaaattgtgtataaaaaatgtgtatggatagttttattgaaaaaaaataagtcCACTGAAGGAGCTACAAGGCATCCCCACTGCATCTCAAATGCCCTTTCAGCTATGCTCTATAAAAGATCTACTGAATAATAGTGTATATATGGACTGTTGTCAgtagattttattttctccttccATTTCTGAGATATTTCACTAGAGCTTCATTCCACTGAGCATTCCAACTCTTACCCTTTAAGGAACAGCTGTATTCActacataaaaaaaatctcattcttATTCTATGATTAAATAGGGACTGTGACACAATCTAATGATAACGATATTTGTTTCCATGAGAGCATAATTCCTAATGAGTGGGTAGTCATTGTTG is part of the Mangifera indica cultivar Alphonso chromosome 13, CATAS_Mindica_2.1, whole genome shotgun sequence genome and harbors:
- the LOC123194595 gene encoding GATA transcription factor 21-like — translated: MTPNFHTPLTPFPLDLKEDQHQQIFILNSQSSASPSSSTHPCVGVSNPAQEQAGGYYHMEPYHLQHQQEAKIFVSQEGSWEHQTTVVNESDSGLKFSIWKKEERNENQSENSTSVKWMSSKMRLMKKMMHSGAADDIPNNSMQKFELHPDNNNNTTIRVCADCNTTKTPLWRSGPRGPKSLCNACGIRQRKARRAMAAAAAAATNGGAVAGDSISKKSKPQHKDKTSSSSSSSNNSCLPFKKRRKFASPSRGKKKLCFEDLRIILSKNSAFQRVFPQDEKEAAILLMALSYGLVHG